Proteins encoded by one window of Cannabis sativa cultivar Pink pepper isolate KNU-18-1 chromosome 4, ASM2916894v1, whole genome shotgun sequence:
- the LOC133036857 gene encoding uncharacterized protein LOC133036857 — MLYGRKCRSPLHWDELGENKLLGPDAVQHTNEAIQKIRARMITAQSRQKSYADLKRRDIEFEVGDHVFLRVTPRKGLSVKRFGKRGKLSPRYVGPFQILDRVGSVAYRIALPPSLSGVHNVFHVSQLQKYVSDPSHVLSYETLDLQEDLSYNERPVKILDQKDRILRNKTITLVKVLWRNSVVEESTWELESDMREQYPELFE, encoded by the coding sequence atgttgtatggaagaaaatgcaggTCTCCACTGCATTGGGATGAGTTGGGAGAGAACAAACTCCTAGGGCCAGATGCAGTTCAGCACACCAACGAAGCTATTCAGAAGATCAGGGCTAGAATGATCACAGCTCAGAGCAGACAAAAATCTTACGCAGATCTGAAGCGGAGGGACATTGAGTTCGAAGTGGGTGATCATGTGTTTCTTCGAGTGACACCACGAAAAGGACTCTCAGTGAAGAGATTTGGTAAGAGAGGGAAACTAAGTCCTAGATATGTTGGTCCATTTCAGATATTGGATAGAGTGGGCAGTGTAGCTTATAGAATAGCTTTACCGCCATCATTATCTGGGGTGcacaatgtatttcatgtatctCAACTCCAGAAATATGTGTCAGACCCATCGCATGTTTTGAGCTATGAAACACTGGATTTGCAGGAAGATTTGTCCTACAATGAACGTCCGGTAAAGATTCTTGATCAAAAGGATAGGATTTTGAGAAATAAGACAATTACCTTGGTGAAAGTCCTATGGAGAAACAGCGTGGTTGAGGAATCTACTTGGGAGCTAGAGTCTGATATGCGAGAACAATATCCAGAATTATTTGagtaa